Within Rhipicephalus microplus isolate Deutch F79 chromosome 9, USDA_Rmic, whole genome shotgun sequence, the genomic segment agataggctttaggtcgccgaagctcgctgagaaatccttcgcatttaaaaacgcttatgaatacgggggtaagatacTGCACAAAGTATTTTCTCTTTATTTGACGGTGTTTAGCGTCGTGCGATTGCCACAATGTAAATTTCACTCTGCTCGACCTGCTGCACCCCGCCATCTCCAAGACAAGTATTTCGTGGTGGCCATcgtgccacagacccagaggaacgcacttgtttgtatctggcggcaggaggCCAGcggaatgaaaaaacaaaaattggcagatcccatatacagtaggaatcgatgatatgcgaagcacgaataagaaatgttgatatgtcactttaaaatcagcacaacgttacaaaatATAGGTAAAATATGCCGTAAATGGCTTTCTTTTAACGATTTTCATATTTGGAcgtatcgtttaccttcgtcatctattcacgtcacttgatatcaaatttagtatatgtggaactagcgaaatggccgcgagcacactaggAGCGTGGCATATTGTCAtggtcttacatgacacacgtgtcaggattgtcttgtttgctccagtcatatatttcgtcgtccaactatgtcacatatacgaaatttggtatatgtggagctagcagaacagccgcgagcgcatcatgaaggactaAATGGactccaatgtagcgtcgacgagcgcgcacgctgggtCAAGCGACGCaccgtcagcaaaacgcgagaactctatagtctgacggcaggcgcgaccagcgtccgtcggcgcggaccgacggcaaccggcgcaaaatgctacatgctgcatttcgcgccgatgcgtcatagagaaagaagaagacaagagcggacactctgcaaaacctggcctcaggaagtgcgtcacgactacgtaacgaactagtgctcccaccacacgtcagagggcgcaagcgcaaaaaaaacacagttataatcaatgcaacagaattgttttcacaaattaataattacacgcccaaattcggtatgttctttatacataaaaacgatttattcaacacaccttacgcgattatttttcttcagccgtactgtcataaacaccatctacccagcgacaagcccatgcatgactgacagcgtgaagctttcgtcgctttcgtcaacgtcggctgcgtcggcgttttcaagcgtgagataacaggtgaggcacgttttcaagcgaagcttgttgaatgacatgttgttggtcttgttgggtcattttttcagaaaacggttacgcctgtgcgaaaaagacaccatgcaacaaacatagaaagatgcacacacacacgttgcgcttcgtgtgtgcgagtttgtttcttacgtggcgtctcattcacgcagttgtaacctttttctgaagcttgtaaggactgggaggttcgctaaaaagaaagtttgtggctctatgtggcggttagacgggaacattgtgcaacgtatgcagtatagcaaaggcggcacggcgtcaagccgaggcgacgcgtgctgcgtctgccacggacgcgagcgtctgtgcgctgagcatagctgggcagctaggtcgtaggctcggtgcaaaatattgagaagcgtttgttgggcctcgcatgcttcacgacgcatttcccgaaggctcggaacacgaataattcttggtgtgccggaggcaaatctggactagccaagtggccatcatcttcgtttcttcgctagccttgggccactagtgcaagctgccaacaaatttttttgacatttccaatataattttaccgcacaaatttcaactacgatttttcttcccaatgtactgctgatactgcgtacgcacgaaggtgttctaatgttcccaggccgcgataccattgcattacaagggatagcggcctggaaacttctgaagatctttgttcgtggtcttgacgtatatctttgtaagtcagagttttatgggtcagagatgtatcactggttttgtattgtgcatcgattagctaatcattcaaaggggtttgctggtacacttatgacgtgcacatatcttttttgtaatttgacagcgaagcatccacttactaacattttcagaccgcgctgacgccatgccgtccggcggtccaagctacggcagctactgctgtgtatcgtggtgcttcaacaatggcagaacccacaagaagcctgggacgagtttcttccgcgtaccacgggacggcaggtgtgttaaagcttttgtatggtttgcatgtctgtaggcttactgttcgtacttgctaagtgagggtaacaataaaaaatcactattcaagcacttcccctttcagctgatagttcattgccaatgcaggatgaaagcatggatgcagtatgctggacgcgatgatctcctgagtaagccggccagcctattgtacgcaacgtacagggtttgtagcgaccattttactgctcaaagtttcatggaccctgggcacacaaggcttacaagaatggctgttcccagtgtgcaaccagctgcaccatgtaagtgattgactgaaactcaaatatgtgcaatagcagccacttgtattgaatcagtggcgacagttaaccgtgaagatctttgtagccgatagagaaacctcactacagaagtaacacttggaaagtcttaaattctgtgaattgtgggctattaccttcctaacagcagctttacagttctgtcattttttgatgctctggacctgcgcaacttgttttgaaagactttaaagggctatttcacgttatcttcaagcctgagtgcacatgtacgaaTACCtatcatcagtgaaagctgccactgttgataattccaaaaatcacaaattacttgtttcctagttggtgccgtctcttttcttccacgttcgaccaatttatgcgtttgaaagagctgtttaagtttccccatgctacaagctttgtaacttgtaccaactgcacatatatgcaggttctctgagcgtcgcttcaagtagtgactgtgacatggctgcagaagctgcactgcaaggtgcggatgagcttcagtttgtgttattttaagcctcttactgacacattgtcgtaatttcatctcttcaggacctgcggtagaggcttcaaaaagcggctcccacacattgaggtgccccgatgaacagggtgcgttcagtgtcacgatttcttttttttttttacccaaattgactgttgaccaaacctctgcaggtggcagctcccttgtagctggtgaaagaatttctgatgatttcgtcttgccggagaaaaccttaaccagtcgttcagctgtcacaaaaggaacttgtgtggccggtaagttgtatgttcacctcaacaccagagtggattgatatagagacttccgcaggccgctcgcaagattgttccgacagcattgtccgaggcactgaacaagcttcacaagaccctccagaagacgtctccgccaacagctccacgcctgagtgccttagagaaaatggtgactatgcttttattgcagcagtttttaatgtgctattttatgtttaggacattcttaggaaactatcctcaaaaggacactacgtgtgcacttacaaaatgtaagggtgggctctcagtgattttcatttttttttgtgcattgtcaacattgtgaatggtttgtttttaggtagtggaatcgaaaactttgtaccacagaaagttgtgcaccttgggtctgaaagagcgaggaaagtgctcgtatgggattagttgttcttcgcttttacatcaatttttttgtttattgcagtgcgttcctgtgtgccagcgacaatgtctccatcaatgaagtacaagcaaaccattaaacatctgcaagccaaagtagcagcacagcggaaaactatcaaaagactgcagagacagcctcaccaagcaccgtcatcgactacgaaggcccttgaagttatcctaccgcacgtcaccgaggaggtttttaaacttctttctgcacatgttcgcttgaggcccaaacgcaagggcaagcggtttcccgtgtggttcaaaaaattcgctcttcacttaaacttccgaggtccgcgagcataccgatttctggctccgtatttttctttgccctcccggcgttcattaaggaggtggctagctaatgtaaagatgactccaggcataattccaggaatcctttcttccattgcaacaaatactcaagcttggaatgaacgggaccgagtgtgcgctttagttttcgacgaaatagcactcaaaacgaatttgtactatgatgcttcaagagacgttgtccagggttttacagatgatggcactcatcgcacttcaaccatcgctgatcgagcactggtttttcttcttgttggtgtttcgagaaagtgggttcaaccggttgcttttactatagggcacacatcaacaccatcatctgttatgcataacttgctggtgtcactcattttggagcttaggagcattaatattacagtgaaagcagtcatttgtgaccagggcagttcaaatgtaagtctctcTAACCAACTaaaagtgactgtagcaaagcctttttttgaagttaatggtgagcgggtatattacatttttgatgttccgcatttaaataaaacaacgcgcaataatgtccaagcacacaagttatacattggggatgacatcgttaactggtcgcacattgtaagcctttaccaatcctcacatgagttgcggttgcgattggctccaaagttgactgaacggcacgttcatcagaaaccgttttctaatatgaaggtcagcagagcaactcaggtcctcagtgcatcagtttcgattgctatcacggcaatggtgtatgcgaaggtgctgcctgcctcggccatccctacagctcaattttgtgatcgtatggacaggattttcgatgccttgaacagctcgagtaaaaaaagaacttcgcaaaagctgcggcatgcaatcatggaaaatgattcagagctgattgacttcctccgaggccagcttccctggattgcatcatggcagtttgttggcagacgtcaaccacaaaccatcgtaggttggcaaattacaattcaggcaatttgtcaactatgggacgacctctccaaaaattacacttttgaatacctgttaacacgcaggcttcaacaggatcctctggagaacatatttggccacattaggcaaaaacagggttgcaacaccaaccccaatgtagcacaatttatttgtggcctgaagcacatctgcataagaaaactcttcaagctgtcagaatacggaaatgtcgaggatgatgaatgtgacctcctccaggaacagctgtcgccattctccctcaccagtgcgtctcttgtggataatgaggagtgtgcacagccacagcctgacgactttcccgctctagacgatctctctgaacttgcgacaaacattcactcccatattatcgatgactccgctgcatattatgtagctggttttctcatcaaacacttccttcggaatgcatgtgacggttgcagttgcccacagttactgaaagacgacagtgagacgcttaagggtacccaccagtatttcacaatgctcaaagcataccacgtccgcagcaaactttttgggaatctcactgtgccatcagaagcagcttttgcatacgtacaacaacttgaatctcactttcttgccataattgaggccactgcacatcacctgaaagtgtgcgatgttttctatcaccatctgtcaagtgttggcgattttcatttctgctctgctgggtgtcgcgctaagtttctgaaaatgttttgccgggttcgtttatgttggcatgtgcgttttgtgaaccgaaacttagacagggttaggttccagtcttcagtctcgggcatgcagcttgacaagttcaaaggctagcaattagcggcgggtttacactaaagtattcgagttgagccgaatcctgcaatagctttgttatgttattacttcgttacagcagacttcattatggtcttatatgcttatattcagttcaactggactaaccactccttcgttgcattcattgttttggttacccgctatgaggagtacaaacactgtgtattcgctcgaagtgatttgcataaccttaaaaagaatgttgggtatcctgtctgtattttttgtagcaaatacgggcgaactgtacactttactgtgggtcgcttggtcactgtgtatgctttatctctccagctcaagtaatatatcgataacaaaaccgcttgttgaaatgtcttcgagcgggtaaggaacacagtatgaagtgggcatggttcatgttatcacgcttttcgtattttagcttctcatcaacctcctcatcttgcccatcaaaattttcaaaaaaatacccaaacttgtagcgtttgatggggctgcggacgctgccattttatttttatatagcttgtgagtgataacgtacaatgtagagcctttgtgaaaaataatgagccaaagtggttttcttctgctatttattagccctgtaataccgctctcgtagcaccaattaaagtccacaattctggaaaaagtgatgactacaatctattttagctcgcaagcgtcacagcaacacccaaacgcaaatcacttgggatcttaagtttttgatgaaggcgacgcataacaaaagccacaagacctgccagtgttgtagcataaagtttgtctgtcacgtagtgagcaagctgcaaagccctacctttctgaggacaagcaggcatcaagtctgctttttttcattttggactagctgttcttaagcacagccagcacactgcacctttgcctttctgctatattgtgtcgtgtggtttctgtgcgctctttttttctatgcattatttcagttaagccc encodes:
- the LOC142772126 gene encoding uncharacterized protein LOC142772126 isoform X2, whose protein sequence is MPSGGPSYGSYCCVSWCFNNGRTHKKPGTSFFRVPRDGRMKAWMQYAGRDDLLSKPASLLYATYRVCSDHFTAQSFMDPGHTRLTRMAVPSVQPAAPCSLSVASSSDCDMAAEAALQGADELQFVLF
- the LOC142772126 gene encoding uncharacterized protein LOC142772126 isoform X1, producing the protein MPSGGPSYGSYCCVSWCFNNGRTHKKPGTSFFRVPRDGRMKAWMQYAGRDDLLSKPASLLYATYRVCSDHFTAQSFMDPGHTRLTRMAVPSVQPAAPCSLSVASSSDCDMAAEAALQGPAVEASKSGSHTLRCPDEQGGSSLVAGERISDDFVLPEKTLTSRSAVTKGTCVAGRSQDCSDSIVRGTEQASQDPPEDVSANSSTPECLRENVRSCVPATMSPSMKYKQTIKHLQAKVAAQRKTIKRLQRQPHQAPSSTTKALEVILPHVTEEVFKLLSAHVRLRPKRKGKRFPVWFKKFALHLNFRGPRAYRFLAPYFSLPSRRSLRRWLANVKMTPGIIPGILSSIATNTQAWNERDRVCALVFDEIALKTNLYYDASRDVVQGFTDDGTHRTSTIADRALVFLLVGVSRKWVQPVAFTIGHTSTPSSVMHNLLVSLILELRSINITVKAVICDQGSSNVSLSNQLKVTVAKPFFEVNGERVYYIFDVPHLNKTTRNNVQAHKLYIGDDIVNWSHIVSLYQSSHELRLRLAPKLTERHVHQKPFSNMKVSRATQVLSASVSIAITAMVYAKVLPASAIPTAQFCDRMDRIFDALNSSSKKRTSQKLRHAIMENDSELIDFLRGQLPWIASWQFVGRRQPQTIVGWQITIQAICQLWDDLSKNYTFEYLLTRRLQQDPLENIFGHIRQKQGCNTNPNVAQFICGLKHICIRKLFKLSEYGNVEDDECDLLQEQLSPFSLTSASLVDNEECAQPQPDDFPALDDLSELATNIHSHIIDDSAAYYVAGFLIKHFLRNACDGCSCPQLLKDDSETLKGTHQYFTMLKAYHVRSKLFGNLTVPSEAAFAYVQQLESHFLAIIEATAHHLKVCDVFYHHLSSVGDFHFCSAGCRAKFLKMFCRVRLCWHVRFVNRNLDRVRFQSSVSGMQLDKFKG